The following coding sequences lie in one Caldisericia bacterium genomic window:
- a CDS encoding PIG-L family deacetylase has product MREAITNLFQRVLVLAPHTDDGEFGCGGSIARFIEEKKEVFYVAFSAAEKSVPEQFPSDILKIEVREATKVLGIKEENLMILSYPVREFPLYRQEILEDMIQLNKKLKPDLVFLPSPSDTHQDHQTIAWEGFRAFKKITILGYEVPWNNLTFDTNAFIFLKKVHIEKKVKALKCYKSQKQRSYATEEFIRSLARVRGTQIGCEYAEVFEVIRWVIK; this is encoded by the coding sequence ATGAGAGAGGCTATTACTAATTTGTTTCAACGTGTACTTGTATTAGCGCCACATACTGATGATGGTGAATTTGGCTGTGGAGGATCTATTGCCCGGTTTATTGAAGAGAAGAAAGAGGTTTTTTATGTGGCTTTTTCTGCAGCCGAAAAATCAGTACCTGAGCAATTTCCGAGTGATATACTAAAAATAGAGGTAAGAGAAGCTACAAAAGTTCTTGGGATAAAGGAAGAAAATCTGATGATCTTGTCTTATCCGGTAAGGGAATTTCCTTTATATAGGCAGGAGATTTTGGAGGATATGATTCAGTTAAATAAGAAATTAAAACCTGACTTAGTTTTTCTTCCCTCTCCTAGTGATACTCATCAGGATCATCAGACTATAGCTTGGGAAGGATTTAGGGCTTTTAAAAAAATAACTATACTCGGCTATGAAGTTCCATGGAATAACTTAACATTTGACACTAATGCGTTTATTTTTTTAAAGAAAGTTCACATTGAAAAGAAAGTTAAAGCTTTAAAGTGTTATAAATCTCAAAAACAAAGAAGCTATGCAACTGAAGAGTTTATAAGATCACTAGCAAGAGTTCGAGGCACACAAATTGGATGCGAATATGCCGAGGTTTTTGAAGTTATTAGATGGGTAATAAAATGA